The Lentimicrobiaceae bacterium genome contains a region encoding:
- the rimP gene encoding ribosome assembly cofactor RimP: protein MVDKNYIQQLVDTFLEDTNLFCVHISITPDNTISVFIDGDQGVTIDDCIKISKHIENHFDREVEDFSLNVSSSGLENPFVNLRQYRKNIGKHIEIQLINGEKITGLLTFADADVIEIILPKTKKNKTETVQRIDFKNIRQSRCIIAFK from the coding sequence ATGGTTGATAAAAACTACATACAACAACTCGTAGATACTTTCCTGGAAGACACAAACTTGTTTTGCGTACATATCAGCATTACTCCCGACAATACCATTTCTGTTTTTATTGATGGAGATCAGGGTGTAACCATTGACGATTGTATCAAGATAAGTAAACACATTGAAAACCATTTTGATCGTGAAGTTGAAGATTTTTCTCTCAATGTATCTTCTTCAGGTTTGGAAAATCCTTTTGTTAATTTGCGTCAATACCGGAAAAACATAGGTAAACATATAGAAATTCAGTTGATCAATGGAGAAAAAATCACAGGTTTGCTTACCTTTGCTGATGCTGATGTTATTGAAATTATATTACCTAAAACGAAAAAAAATAAAACAGAAACTGTGCAACGCATAGATTTTAAAAATATTAGGCAATCTCGTTGCATTATTGCATTTAAATAA
- the infB gene encoding translation initiation factor IF-2, protein MRLSKAAKEFNVGLPTILEFLGKKGFKLDHNPNTKITPEMYDLLAKEYQKDKSEKELAKKIEIGAHHETLSLDDKKSRYSDEYEWEKETEEITVRTSIFEQADKQREVKKPEKPAPEVSVVPLPEKSQALVLDEKTEEPPKTTITEIIAEPVAETPPEPQPLKQETVKEEPAIEVVRDSQIKILGKIDIESFEKKPKAKTKETKKKKPEPQKEKKQKGDTPLPEDTPAIMPPAEVLEEVVAQEETPIEIKIPEKETDVPDAEIPEGKPYNFIKTEVRKLEGPTILGSMKLPEPKKPEPKKPVASSSDEILKSKKKKRKRIKKQGEAVVSPPPETAKPDKGKGKVRDKKGKRDIIKPEISDEEIQRQIKETLQRLSGTGKSKTSKYRREKRAHISQQMLEEQIKHEEDKNILKVTEFVTANELATMMNVSVNQVISTFMSLDMFVSINQRLDAETLVLVADEFGYKVEFVSVEVQEAIREVEEPDSPEDLSPRAPIATVMGHVDHGKTSLLDYIRNANVIAGEAGGITQHIGAYEVKLSNGKKITFLDTPGHEAFTAMRARGAKITDVAIIVVAADDTVMPQTVEAINHAHAAGVPIVFAINKIDKPNANPEKIKEELSKINILVEDWGGKYQSQEISAKKGINVDLLLEKVLLEAEMLDLRANSKRPAFGTVIESSLDKGKGYVAKILVQNGSLKVGDFVLAGSTMGKVKAMFNERNQQIKVAGPATPLLLLGLNGAPQAGDTFNVMTDEREAKNIAVKRQQLQREQGLRTQKHITLDEIGRRIAIGDFKELNIIVKGDVDGSIEALSDSLLKLSNPQVQVNIIHKSVGAVTESDVLLASASNAIIVAFQVRPSVNARKLAEQEQIDIRLYSIIYNAINEIKDAIEGMLSPEIEEKITCNVEVREVFKITKVGTVAGCMVLDGKITRNTKIRLIRDGIVTLSGLLSSLKRFKDDVKEAVVGQECGLSINNFNDIRVGDIVEGYEEIETKRKL, encoded by the coding sequence ATGAGATTATCAAAGGCGGCAAAAGAATTTAACGTGGGGCTACCTACCATACTTGAATTCCTTGGCAAAAAGGGTTTTAAACTTGATCATAACCCAAATACCAAGATTACCCCCGAGATGTATGACCTTCTGGCAAAAGAATACCAGAAAGATAAATCAGAAAAAGAACTTGCCAAAAAAATTGAAATAGGTGCACACCACGAAACACTTTCACTCGATGACAAAAAAAGTCGTTATAGCGATGAATATGAATGGGAAAAGGAAACAGAAGAAATTACTGTTCGTACTTCCATTTTTGAACAAGCTGACAAACAACGCGAGGTAAAGAAGCCGGAAAAACCTGCCCCTGAAGTTAGCGTTGTTCCTTTACCCGAAAAATCACAAGCCTTAGTCCTGGACGAAAAAACAGAAGAACCTCCTAAAACTACAATTACCGAAATAATTGCTGAGCCTGTTGCAGAAACTCCACCGGAGCCCCAGCCATTAAAGCAGGAGACAGTCAAGGAAGAACCTGCCATAGAGGTAGTTAGAGATTCCCAGATAAAAATTTTGGGGAAAATTGATATTGAATCTTTTGAAAAGAAGCCCAAAGCCAAAACAAAAGAAACAAAGAAAAAGAAGCCAGAACCTCAAAAAGAGAAAAAACAAAAAGGCGATACCCCATTGCCAGAAGACACTCCTGCTATCATGCCACCGGCTGAAGTTTTGGAAGAAGTTGTTGCTCAGGAAGAAACGCCCATCGAAATTAAAATTCCCGAAAAAGAAACAGACGTTCCTGATGCAGAAATACCCGAAGGAAAACCTTATAATTTTATAAAAACAGAAGTTCGTAAATTGGAAGGACCCACTATTCTGGGTTCTATGAAACTTCCCGAACCTAAAAAACCCGAACCCAAAAAACCGGTTGCTTCCTCTTCTGACGAAATCCTCAAATCTAAAAAGAAAAAAAGGAAACGCATTAAAAAACAAGGAGAAGCTGTTGTTTCTCCTCCACCAGAAACTGCAAAACCCGACAAGGGAAAAGGAAAAGTCAGAGATAAAAAAGGAAAACGCGACATTATTAAACCGGAAATTTCCGATGAGGAAATTCAACGCCAGATAAAAGAAACACTGCAAAGACTAAGCGGAACAGGTAAATCCAAAACTTCCAAATACCGCCGTGAAAAAAGAGCGCATATCAGTCAGCAGATGCTTGAAGAACAAATTAAGCACGAAGAAGACAAAAATATTTTGAAAGTTACAGAGTTTGTTACTGCAAACGAACTGGCAACAATGATGAATGTTTCTGTAAACCAAGTTATTTCAACATTTATGTCTCTCGATATGTTTGTTTCCATCAATCAACGCCTTGATGCCGAAACACTGGTTCTCGTTGCTGACGAGTTCGGATATAAAGTTGAGTTCGTAAGTGTTGAAGTGCAGGAGGCTATCAGGGAAGTAGAAGAGCCAGACAGCCCGGAAGACTTATCCCCAAGAGCCCCGATTGCTACCGTTATGGGGCATGTTGACCATGGTAAAACATCATTGCTTGACTACATCCGAAATGCAAACGTCATTGCCGGCGAAGCCGGTGGAATTACACAACATATCGGAGCTTACGAGGTGAAACTTAGCAATGGAAAAAAAATCACTTTCCTCGATACCCCCGGACACGAAGCTTTTACCGCCATGCGTGCACGTGGTGCAAAAATAACTGATGTGGCAATCATTGTGGTTGCTGCCGATGATACCGTGATGCCGCAAACCGTAGAAGCCATCAACCATGCACATGCCGCAGGCGTTCCCATAGTATTTGCTATCAATAAAATAGATAAACCCAATGCCAATCCTGAAAAAATTAAGGAAGAACTTTCAAAAATCAATATTCTGGTAGAAGACTGGGGTGGAAAATACCAAAGTCAGGAAATTTCGGCAAAAAAAGGAATAAACGTTGACCTTTTATTGGAAAAAGTGCTCCTCGAAGCAGAAATGCTTGACCTGAGAGCCAATAGTAAACGCCCTGCTTTTGGAACCGTTATCGAATCTTCACTCGACAAAGGAAAAGGCTACGTGGCGAAGATTCTTGTACAAAACGGCAGCCTTAAAGTAGGGGATTTTGTTTTGGCTGGATCCACCATGGGGAAAGTAAAAGCGATGTTTAACGAACGTAATCAGCAAATAAAAGTTGCCGGTCCTGCTACACCTTTACTGCTGCTTGGTTTGAACGGCGCTCCCCAAGCCGGAGATACCTTCAACGTGATGACTGACGAACGCGAAGCAAAAAATATTGCAGTGAAACGTCAACAATTGCAACGTGAACAGGGTTTACGAACACAAAAACATATAACCTTAGACGAAATTGGCCGCCGTATTGCCATTGGAGATTTTAAAGAACTGAATATTATTGTAAAAGGTGATGTGGATGGTTCGATTGAAGCCTTATCCGACTCCTTACTTAAGCTTTCAAACCCCCAGGTACAGGTAAATATTATCCACAAATCTGTAGGAGCAGTAACCGAATCAGATGTCCTACTCGCTTCTGCTTCCAATGCTATTATCGTTGCATTCCAGGTTCGTCCTTCGGTAAATGCACGCAAACTGGCAGAACAGGAACAAATTGATATTCGTTTGTATTCTATTATTTACAATGCGATCAACGAAATTAAAGATGCCATTGAAGGTATGCTTTCTCCCGAAATTGAAGAAAAAATTACCTGCAATGTGGAAGTACGTGAAGTATTCAAAATTACAAAAGTGGGTACAGTTGCCGGATGTATGGTGTTAGACGGAAAAATAACCCGTAATACCAAAATACGACTGATACGCGATGGTATTGTTACTCTTTCGGGACTGCTGAGCTCATTGAAACGATTTAAAGACGATGTAAAAGAAGCCGTTGTTGGCCAGGAGTGTGGGCTGAGCATTAACAACTTCAATGATATCAGAGTTGGCGACATCGTAGAAGGATACGAAGAAATAGAAACTAAGAGGAAACTATAA
- a CDS encoding thiamine pyrophosphate-dependent enzyme: MQKLMLLGDEAIAQGAIDAGMSGIYAYPGTPSTEITEYVSHSKQARELNIHYTWAVNEKTAMEAALGMSYAGKRAMVCMKHVGLNVAADPFINSAITGANGGLIIVSADDPSMHSSQNEQDSRFYGKFAMIPVLEPSNQQEAYDMVHYGFDLSEQFKIPVMFRITTRMAHSRSGVVRKKEKSQNLLSLPKNLRQFVLLPAIARKQYKVLLQQQQAFEKASETSGFNTYIDGDDKTMGIISCGIAYNYLMENYPGRKVPYPVLKIDQYPLPRKLVEKIASECESLLILEEGYPVVEEALKGYLGWGKIIKGRLDGTLPLDGELNPNLVAKTLGMEDTPEIKVSGLVVARPPSLCKGCPHTDSFQALKTALGEYETKGNIFSDIGCYTLAALPPLEAVNSCVDMGASITMAKGAADAGLFPAVAVIGDSTFTHSGITGLLDAVNQKSPITIVILDNSTTAMTGGQPSAALGKVEDICKGVGVEPEHIRVLKPLHNKHDENTAIFREELAYKGISVVIPRRECIQTLNKRMRDKFKEKK, encoded by the coding sequence ATGCAAAAACTCATGTTGCTTGGCGACGAAGCCATTGCCCAGGGAGCTATTGATGCGGGAATGTCAGGTATTTATGCCTACCCCGGAACTCCTTCAACAGAAATTACCGAATATGTTTCTCATTCAAAACAGGCACGGGAATTAAATATCCATTATACATGGGCTGTAAACGAAAAAACAGCCATGGAAGCAGCTCTTGGCATGAGCTATGCCGGAAAAAGGGCTATGGTTTGCATGAAACATGTAGGTTTAAATGTTGCTGCCGATCCGTTTATTAATTCAGCTATAACCGGCGCTAACGGAGGTCTCATTATAGTTTCTGCCGACGACCCTTCAATGCATTCATCGCAAAATGAGCAGGATTCACGTTTTTACGGGAAATTTGCCATGATTCCCGTGCTGGAACCCTCCAACCAGCAGGAAGCCTACGACATGGTACACTATGGTTTCGACCTTTCAGAACAATTTAAAATTCCGGTAATGTTCAGGATAACTACCCGTATGGCACATTCCCGTTCGGGCGTAGTTCGCAAAAAAGAGAAGAGCCAAAACCTGCTTTCGTTACCCAAAAACCTCCGCCAGTTTGTGTTGCTGCCTGCCATCGCCCGCAAACAATACAAAGTATTGCTGCAACAACAGCAAGCCTTCGAAAAGGCATCGGAAACCTCAGGATTCAATACTTACATTGATGGGGACGACAAAACTATGGGTATTATCAGTTGTGGGATTGCCTACAATTATCTGATGGAAAACTATCCCGGGCGGAAAGTTCCGTATCCTGTGCTTAAGATTGATCAATATCCTCTGCCCCGGAAATTGGTGGAAAAAATAGCTTCCGAATGCGAAAGCCTGCTTATTCTTGAAGAGGGGTATCCTGTTGTTGAAGAAGCATTAAAAGGCTATTTAGGCTGGGGAAAAATAATAAAAGGAAGGCTTGATGGAACTCTGCCACTTGATGGTGAATTGAATCCCAACCTTGTTGCAAAAACTCTTGGAATGGAAGATACTCCTGAAATAAAGGTTTCCGGATTAGTTGTAGCACGTCCCCCTTCATTGTGCAAAGGATGCCCGCATACCGATTCTTTCCAGGCTTTAAAAACCGCATTAGGTGAATATGAAACCAAAGGCAATATTTTCAGCGATATTGGTTGTTATACCCTGGCGGCACTTCCTCCTCTGGAAGCCGTAAACAGTTGTGTTGACATGGGTGCTTCCATCACAATGGCAAAAGGTGCTGCCGATGCCGGCTTGTTTCCTGCCGTTGCGGTTATTGGCGATTCTACCTTCACACATTCCGGAATTACCGGGCTGCTTGATGCTGTTAACCAGAAAAGCCCTATTACTATAGTAATTCTTGATAATTCAACTACAGCAATGACTGGGGGGCAGCCTTCGGCTGCACTCGGTAAAGTTGAAGACATCTGCAAAGGAGTAGGCGTCGAGCCCGAACACATCAGGGTACTAAAGCCTTTGCATAACAAGCATGATGAAAATACCGCTATTTTCAGGGAAGAACTGGCTTACAAAGGTATTTCGGTGGTTATTCCCCGTCGAGAATGTATCCAAACGCTTAACAAACGTATGCGTGACAAATTCAAGGAAAAGAAATAG
- the nusA gene encoding transcription termination factor NusA: MEHINLVETFSEFKEFKNIDRETMMRILEDVFRHMLLKKYGTDENIDIIVNIDKGDLEIWRNRIIVEDSELQDPNKEIAYSEAIKIEPDFEIGEDVSEEIKMVDFGRREILAIRQNLVSKIQEYEKDNVYRKYKDRIGEIVTGEVYQTWKKEIMVLDDENIELIIPKSEQIPSDFYRKGDTIRAVVSKVDIRNNSPVIILSRTSPVFLERLFEAEVPEVYDGLITIKKIVREPGERAKIAVESYDDRIDPVGACVGMKGSRIHGIVRELRNENIDVINFTSNPSLFIQRSLSPAKISSILIDEANKRADVYMKPDQVSLAIGKGGHNIKLAGKLTGYEIDVYRDTDTDNEDVDLAEFSDEIDQWIIDELKGIGCDTAKSVLELPVEELVKRTDLEEETIREVIRILKSEFE, from the coding sequence ATGGAACATATCAATTTAGTCGAAACTTTTTCTGAATTTAAAGAATTCAAAAATATTGACCGTGAAACCATGATGCGCATCCTTGAGGATGTATTTCGCCATATGCTATTAAAAAAATATGGTACCGACGAAAACATTGACATTATTGTAAATATAGATAAAGGCGATCTTGAAATCTGGAGAAATCGTATCATAGTGGAAGATAGTGAACTGCAGGACCCAAATAAGGAAATTGCTTATTCCGAAGCTATTAAAATTGAACCCGACTTTGAAATTGGCGAAGATGTTTCGGAAGAAATAAAAATGGTAGATTTCGGAAGAAGGGAAATCCTTGCCATTCGCCAAAATCTTGTCTCAAAAATTCAGGAATACGAGAAAGATAACGTATATCGTAAATACAAAGACCGTATCGGCGAAATTGTTACCGGCGAAGTGTACCAAACCTGGAAGAAAGAAATTATGGTGTTGGACGACGAGAATATCGAACTCATTATACCTAAATCAGAGCAAATTCCTTCCGATTTTTACCGGAAAGGCGATACAATCAGGGCTGTTGTTTCAAAAGTGGATATTCGCAACAATTCTCCGGTTATTATCTTATCGCGTACATCTCCTGTTTTTCTTGAACGTTTGTTCGAGGCTGAGGTTCCTGAAGTTTACGACGGGTTGATAACCATTAAAAAAATCGTACGTGAACCAGGCGAAAGAGCAAAGATTGCCGTGGAATCGTATGATGATCGTATTGATCCTGTTGGCGCATGCGTTGGAATGAAAGGCTCGCGCATACACGGTATTGTTCGCGAACTAAGAAATGAAAATATTGATGTGATAAATTTTACATCCAACCCTTCACTTTTTATTCAAAGGTCGTTAAGTCCCGCTAAAATCAGCTCCATCCTTATTGATGAAGCCAACAAACGTGCCGATGTGTATATGAAACCCGACCAGGTTTCTTTAGCCATAGGCAAAGGAGGTCATAATATAAAATTAGCCGGAAAACTTACAGGATACGAAATTGATGTATATCGCGACACGGATACAGATAATGAAGATGTTGACTTGGCGGAATTTTCCGATGAAATTGACCAGTGGATTATTGATGAACTTAAAGGCATTGGTTGTGATACCGCTAAAAGTGTTCTTGAACTCCCGGTGGAAGAACTGGTAAAACGTACAGACTTGGAAGAAGAAACTATCCGCGAAGTAATCAGAATTCTTAAATCAGAATTTGAATAA
- a CDS encoding indolepyruvate oxidoreductase subunit beta, whose translation MKKDIILAGVGGQGILSIAAVIGYAALESGLYLKQAEVHGMSQRGGDVQSNLRLSDKEIASDLIPCGKADMIISVEPMESLRYVPMLCSQGWLITNTQPFVNIPNYPEMDKIIQEIKSFPRHIALDADAVATQIGSVKAANIVILGAASPFLEIPVERIENAIRTIFGKKGEEMVQLNLDAFIAGRKFALENS comes from the coding sequence ATGAAAAAAGATATAATTCTTGCCGGTGTAGGCGGTCAGGGGATACTTTCCATTGCAGCAGTAATAGGATATGCAGCCCTTGAATCGGGCTTGTACCTTAAACAGGCAGAAGTGCACGGTATGAGCCAGCGCGGCGGCGATGTACAGTCGAACCTAAGGCTTTCGGATAAAGAAATAGCTTCTGACCTTATTCCCTGCGGAAAAGCCGATATGATAATCTCAGTGGAGCCCATGGAATCGCTGCGGTATGTACCAATGCTTTGCTCACAGGGTTGGCTGATTACGAATACTCAACCCTTTGTAAACATTCCCAACTATCCCGAAATGGATAAAATTATCCAGGAAATAAAATCTTTTCCAAGGCACATTGCTTTAGATGCTGATGCCGTTGCTACACAAATCGGTTCGGTAAAAGCAGCAAATATTGTTATTTTGGGTGCTGCGTCGCCATTCCTCGAAATACCGGTTGAAAGGATAGAGAATGCCATTCGGACAATTTTTGGGAAAAAAGGAGAAGAAATGGTACAACTCAACCTCGACGCATTTATTGCAGGAAGAAAATTTGCATTGGAAAACTCCTAA